In the genome of Massilia sp. UMI-21, the window GGCGATCGAACGCTCGACCGCCGCGACGATGGCTTCGCGCGTGCGCGGCAGCGTGTGCACGCCGGGGATCGTCACCGCGCCCAAGGCCTCGAGGGCGCCGATATCCGCGCGTTCAACCGGACGAACTACATACATGCGGACTCCTGGAAAGAGATCAAACAAGCAGCGAGGCCGGCCAGGCCCGGAAAGAATGCTTTCCCGGGCCGGCCGGCCGTGGTCGCACCGGTGTTACGCGGCGATGAGGGCCTGCACGGCTTCGCGCATCAGGCGGTCCGCCTCCGCGATCTGCTCGTCCGACACCACCAGGGCCGGGGCCAGGCGCACCACGTCCGGGCCGGCGATCAGGAGCATCAGGCCGAGTTTTTCGCAGAGCTTGGTGTAGTCCTTGGAACGGCCCTTGTAGTCGCCGGCCATCGGCAGGCCGATCAGGAGACCCAGGCCGCGCGGCTTGCCGAACACCTGCGGGTACTCGCCTGCCAGCTTCTCGAGGTTGGCGAAGATCCTGGCGCTGGCTTCCTTGACGCGCGCCAGGAAGCTTGGGGTGTTGATGGTTTCGACGACCTTCAGGGCGACGGTGCTGGCCAGCGGGTTGCCGCCGTAGGTGGTGCCGTGCGAGCCGACGTTGAAGTGCTGGCCGATCTCGTCGGTGGTCAGCATGGCGCCGATCGGGTAGCCGTTGCCCAGCGCCTTGGCCGAGGTCAGGATGTCCGGAGTGACGCCGGTGTCCATGTAGGCGTAGAAGGCGCCGGTGCGGCCGACGCCCGACTGCACTTCGTCGAACACCAGCAGCGCGCCGGTCTTGTCGCACAACTCGCGCACGGCCTTCAGGTAGGCATGATCGCCCGGGATCACGCCACCCTCGCCCTGGATCGGTTCGACGATCACGGCGGCCACGTCGTCGGTAATCGCGGCGCGCGCGGCGTCGATGTCGTTGTACGGGATGTGGCTCAGTTCCTGCGGCAGCGGCTCGAAGCCTTCGGTGTACTTCGGCTGGCCGCCCACCGACACGGTGAACAGGGTGCGGCCATGGAAGGACGACAGGCAGGACACGATGCGCGACTTGTGCGCGCCGAACTTGGTGTGCGCATATTTGCGCGCCAGCTTCAGGGCCGCTTCGTTGGCTTCGGCGCCCGAGTTGCAGAAGAAAGCGCGGTCGGCGAAGGTGGCTTCGGTCAGGGCCAGGGCCAGGCGCAGCACCGGCTCGTTGGTGTAGCCGTTGCCCAGGTGCCAGATCTTGCCCAGCTGTTCGGTCAGCGCCGAGACCAGGGCCGGGTTGCAGTGGCCCAGGCTCGACACGGCGATGCCCGAGGTGAAGTCCAGGTAACGCTTGCCTTCCTGGTCCCACAGGTCCAGGCCCGCTGCGCGCACCGGCACCATCGCGGCCGGGGCGTAGGTCGGGACCAGGACGTCGTCGAAGGTCTGCCGGGTGACAGGCCGCGTGGTGACACCGGAATCAAGGTTTGCGTTCATGGCTTCTTCCTCATCAATGATCGTTGTGCGCGGCGAAAGGTCCGCACAGGCTCGAGCCATTATAGAAAGCCGCCCTGACAAGTTCTTGCAGAAGTGCGACAGGGATTTTCGTTTTTAGTCGAAGAAATATTGCGGGTTTGGCAATCCACTTGGCCCGGCGCCCCCCCGCTTTACTGCCCCAGCTTGCGCTGGCGCTCTTCGCGCGGGGTCTTCCCGAACAGGGCCCCGAAGGCCGTCGAAAAGTGCGAGCCCGAGGAAAAGCCGCACATCAGGCCCACCTGCACGATCGAATTATTGGTCTCGAGCAGCAGTTTGCGCGCCCGTTGCAGGCGCAGCTCGAGGTAGTAGCGCGACGGCAGGCTGCCCAGGTATTGCTTGAACAGGCGCTCCAACTGGCGCCGCGACACGCCGGCCAGCTGCGCGATCTCGTCGGTCGAGAGTGGCTCTTCGATGTTGGCTTCCATCAGGGCCACTGCCTCGGTCAGCTTCGGCTGCAGGGTGCCGAAGCGCGCCTGCAGCGCCACCCGCTGGCGCTCGTCCTGGCCGCGCACCCGGTCCACGCACAGGATTTCCTTGACCTGGGCCTCCAGCTTCGCGCCGAACAGCATCTCGACCAGGGTCAGCGCAAAATCGATGCTGGCCGCGCCGCCGCAGCAGGTCAGGCGGTTGCGGTCGAATTCGTACAGGTTGGGGGTGAACAGGGCCTGCTCGGCCAGCGCATTGGTGTCCGGGTACAGCGCCCAGGGCAGCGCGGTGCGCACGCCGTGCAGGGCGCCGGCATCGGCCAGCCACAGCACCCCGGCGCCGACCCCGCCCCAGAACGGCGCGGCGCGGCAGCGTTCCACCAGGGCGCGGCAGTTGGCCGGCTTCAGGGCGGCCTCGGCCTCGTCGGCGACCAGCAGCACCAGGTGCCAATGGCGCGCGGCGTCGCCCGTGAATTTGTCGGGGCTGCGCACGTCGACGTGCAGCAGCTCGGGGCCCAGCAGTTTGGCCGCCAGCCGCAGCGGCTGGACCAGGCCGGACCAGGTCAGCATGTCCGGCTCGCCCGCGTTCACCAGCAGCACGCGCAGCGGCCGCTCCTGCGCCAGTTGGGACAGGTCAGCAGGCTGCATCGGAATGGATCGGCGCTGTCATCAAGGGGGAAAGGGCATGGCGTCCGGCGGACCGCATCGGCCGTTATGATACCGGAGATAAAGAGCGAAGGATAAAGAGCAGGCGAACAAGCACCACGGCCCCGTCCGCCACGTGATGCCGATCCGGCAAAAGCCCGAGGGGCGGCTATAATCCTGCCCATGGGGGAACGATATCTAAAGAGTGTGCGGCTGCTGGCCGAGTGCATGCAGGGCTTCGAACGTTTTTCCGGCGAAGCGGTGCGCCAGCACGGACTGACGCACGCGCAGTTCGATATCATTGCCACACTGGGCAATACGCCCGGCATGAGCTACAAGGAGCTCGGCGAGCGTACCCTGATCACCAAGGGCACACTCACCGGCGTGATCGAGCGGCTGGAACAGAAGGGCTTGGTGGTGCGCGAACGCAGCAGCGACGACAAGCGCTCTTTCTTCGTGCGCCTCACGCCCGCCGGCGACACGGCCTTCGCCAACGTGTTTCCCAAGGTGGTGGCGCGCGGCAGGCAGCTGTTCCACCATTACGCCGATGCCGACTTCGACGCCCTGGACAGCGTGTTGCGCAAGCTGCGCGACCAGATCGCCGCCGCCGGCCTTCCTCCCCACCCATCACAAGCAAAGGAATTGCCTTGAAAACATCCCTGATCGACGGCAAAAAGCCTGCCCATTTCGACAAACACATCATCGGTAACATCCTGCTCGACGTCGCGCCCCTGGACGAAGTCCAGCAGGAAGTCATGCTGATCGGCGTGCGCAACGAATCCGGCGAGATCTACCGCCTCATCGGCGCCACCAAGCTCAACAGTTTCATGAATGCCACCGAAGAGCTGCTCGACCTTGGCCTGGTCGACGAACTGCAGGATACCGAAGAGCAGAAAGAAGGCTGCGACGCCATCTTCAGCGAACCCTGAATCCCCAACCAGGTCGTGAAAACAATGCCATAAGGCAATTTTTTACGACTGGACAGTGGGATCGGCGTATAATTTTTTGATGGACCGACTCTCCGCCCTCAAGAGCATCGCCGCCGAGGTCAGCCGCGGCGAACTCAGCTTTCCTACGAACGTCGACGCGACGCTCAAGCTGCAGCGCGCCCTGAACGAAGCCGACTGCCACACCGACATGGCGGCGCGCCTGGTGCAGGCCGAGCCGCTGCTGGCCGCGCGCACCGTGGCGATCGCCAATTCGGTGGCCTACAACCGCGCCGGACACGACGTCACCAATGTCCGCGCAGCGGTGCAGCGGGTCGGTTTCCGTACGCTCGGTGCACTGGCGGCCTCGGTCATCGTGCGCCAACTGGCCAGCGAAATCGTCGACCCCGGCCTGCGCGCCAAGGCCGACGCCCTCTGGATCCATTCGGCCCACGTGGCCGCGCTGGCCCAGGTGATCGCGCGCCGCGTCTCCTTCGTCGATCCGGAAACGGCCATGTTCGCCGGCATCGTGCATGACGTCGGCGGCTTTTACGTGCTCTCGCGTGCCGAGGAGTTTCCGGGCCTGCTGGACGGCGCCGCCGAGGGTGGCGCCGACGAGTGGATCGAACACGGCGAAGTGGCGATCGGCCGCGGCGTCCTGCTCAAGCTGGGCGTGCCGGTGCCGGTGATGGGCGCCATCGAAGCCCTGTGGAACGGCATGCGCGCCCTGCCGCCGGAAACCCTGGGCGATACCCTGCTGCTGGCCAAGGACCTGGCCCCCTTCCCCTCCCCGCTGTACGAGCGCCCGGGCGCGACCACGCTCGACTCGGCAGCCACCATCGACTTCACCGTCGGCGAAGGCACCCTGGCGCACGTGCTGGCCGAGTCGGCCGACGAAGTCAAGAGCCTGACTACCGCCCTGCTGTAAGCGGGCGACGATGCGCCGATACCGATACGGGTATCGGCCGCCGCATTAATCTCATTAGTAAAACGACAGAGACTTCTTCACTCTTGCATGCAGCGCTCGTCCGGGCCGGAATCACGACAATAACGATCACGGAGACATGCAATGAAGAACACCCTTTCGCTATGGGGGATGGGGGCCTTGTTGGCCGCCTCCCTGGCATCCTCGCACGCCGCCGCCCGTCCGGGCGTCACCCCGATCAGCTTCAAGAACGCATCGGTCCACGACCCTTCGGTGATCAAGGCCGGCGACACCTATTACGTCTTCGGCTCGCACCTGGCCGCCGCGAAGTCCACCGACCTGATGAACTGGCAGCAGGTAAGCAACGGCGTCGGCGCCAGCAATCCCCTGTTCCTGAACGGCGCCGCCAACGTGTTCACGGAACTGGCCGACACCTTTGCCTGGGCCCAATCGAACACCTTGTGGGCGGCCGACGTCAGGCAACTGGCCGACGGCAGGTTCTACATGTACTACAACGCCTGCAAGGGCGACTCCCCGCGCTCCGCCCTGGGCGTGGCGGTGGCCGAGCGCATCGAAGGACCCTACGTCGACAAGGGCATCATCCTGCGCTCGGGCATGTGGGGCCAGCCCAGCCCCGACGGCACGGTGTACGACGCCCTGAAGCATCCGAACACGGTCGACCCGCATGTGTTCTCCGACAATGCCGGCCGCCTGTGGATGGTCTACGGCTCGTATTCGGGCGGCATCTTCATCATGCAGATGAACCCGACCAACGGCATGCCGCTGCCGGGCCAGGGCTACGGCAAGCGCCTGATGGGCGGCAACTACAGCCGCATCGAAGGGGCGTTCGTACTGTACAGCCCGGCCACGTCCTACTACTACCTGTTCACCTCCTTCGGCGGCCTGGATGCGAACGGCGGCTACAACATGCGGGTGGCGCGCTCGCTCAAGCCGGACGGCCCCTACCTGGACGCCCAGGGCAACGACATGGCCAGGGTCAAGTCCGATCCGGCCAGGCCGCTGTTCGACGACGCCTCGATCGCGCCCTACGGCGTCAAGCTGATGGGAAGTTACCTGTTCGAGCGCAAGCTCGGCGAAGCGGGGACCGGCATCGGCACCGGCTACGTGTCGCCCGGCCATAACTCGGCCTACTACGATGCCGCGACCGGCAAGCATTTCCTGGTGTTCCATGCGCGCTTCCCCGAGCGCGGCGAACAGCACGAAGTCCGGGTACACCAGATGTTCATGAATGCCGACGGCTGGCCGGTCGTCGCGCCCTATCGCTACGCAAAAGAAAGCGCGAGCGCCGTGCCGCGCGGCTTCGTGCATGGCGACTACCTGTTCGTCAACCATGGCAAGGACATCTCTGCCGCCGTCAAGAAGTCCCAGCCGGTCACGCTGCACGCCAATGGCGCGGTGAGCGGCGCCGTGACGGGCAGCTGGCTGCTGTCCGGCAGCAATGGCGTCGAGCTGCGGCTGTCCGGCTCCCCCTCGCCCTACAAGGGGGTCTTGCTGAACCAGTGGGACGAAACCTCGCAAAGCTACGTCATGACCCTGTCGGCCCTGTCGCGCGAAGGGGTGGCGGTGTTCGGCAGCCGCCTGGTCCAGCGTAGCGATCCGCAGGTGGTAAAGGCCATCTACGACGAGCTCAGCCTGGGCAATACCGCGGCCGTGAGCGCCAACCTGAACCTGCCGACCTCGGCGGCGCGCGGCGCGACCATCGGCTGGAGCTCGTCGAACCCGGCCGTCGTCAGCAACAGCGGGGTCGTGACGCCGGCCGCGACCGACCTCACTGTGACCTTGAGCGCACGCATCAGCAAGGGCCCGGCCAGCATGGTGAAAACCTTCACGGTCACGGTGCGCAAGGCCGGCGGCCTGCTGGCGCACTACCCCTTCGACGGCAACCTGCTCGACGCCAGCGGCGCATCCGCAGCGGGCGCGGTCGTCGGCAACCGGATCGACGCCGCGGGCGGCAGCATCGGCTTCGAGGCGGGCGTCAAGGGCAAGGCCGCAGTCTTCAACGGCGCCAGCGGCATCCGCCTGCCCAACGGCCTGATCAGCTCCAACAGCTACACCGTCGCACTCTGGCTCAAGCCGGCGCAACTGACGGCGTTCACGCCCACCTTCTTCGGCGCCCGGACCACGGATTCCTGGATCAGCTTCCTGCCGAAGGGACATGAATTCGTCAACGGCGCCTCGATGCTGTGGTCGGGAACGGCCTGGTACGACGCCGGCGTCGGCATGAACCTGCCGGTGGGCCGCTGGTCGCACGTGGCCTTCAGCGTCAGGAACGGCGCCGTCAATGTCTACGTGGACGGGGTGAAGCGCTTCAGCGGCAGCAACTTCCCGAACGTGTTCAGCACCACCGGCGGCGTGTTCGCGCTGGGGGTGAACTGGTGGGATGCGCCCTACCAGGGCGCCATGGATGAGCTGCGCATCTATGGCGGCGCCCTGGGCGATGCCGACATCGCCGCCCTGGCGCGCTGAGCCGGACAAAAAAATGCCCGCTCCACAGAGCGGGCAAAGTCCAAAACTAGGGATGTCCTGAAAGAGACGGTTCCACTATAGGTCTCGCACGAGCCCGCTTCCGTGCGCTGGTTCACACAGGAGCGCATTTCTTCACGCCGGCGCGACAGGCAAAAAAAACCCGCGCCGGTGAGGGAGCGGGTGAAGTCCAAAACTAGGGATGTCCTGAAAGAGACAGTTCCACTATAAGCGTGTCGGTCCAGGCGCTCTGTGCGCTGACACACCTTGGCGCGCCCGACGGTGACGGGCTAATGCAGCGTCAGGTGCGTGCAAAGCGCGCGCACAGCGCCAGGACAGTGTCGGTGCCTGTATTGTCGCAGCCAATCGCCAGTCCCTCGCACAGTTCCGGGGCGGTCAGATTGGTCAGCACCAGGCCCGGCGGCATTTCCACCGCCAGGCGGGCGCCGCGCTCCCAGGCCAGGCGCGCGGTGTCGCCCCAGCGCACCTGGCGCGCCATATTGGTCGCGAGATCCTCGGCAATGCGCAGCGGATCGGCCAGCATGCGCGCCATGCTACTGCTGAGGAAGGTCGTGTGCGGACGGCGCAGGGCGACCTGGCCGAAGGCCGCCAGCATGTCGTCGGCCGCGGCGTCGAACAGCGCGCAGTGCGAGGGTACGCTGACGGCCAGGCGTTCCGCCTTGCTGGCGCCTTGCGCGCGCGCCAATGCCATCACGGCATCGAGTGCGGCGTCGGCGCCGGAAATCACCAGTTGCCGCTCGGCGTTCAGATTGGCCAGGTAGACCGGACTGGCCGCCGTGTGCACCCCGTCGATCAGGGGGTCGAGTTGCGGCTGGGTCAGGCCGACGATGGCCGCCATCCCGTAGCCATGGGGAAAAGCTTCGTCCATCAGCCTGCCCCGCCGCGCGACCAGCGCGACGGCGTCGGGGTAATCCAGCGCGCCCGCAATGACCGCCGCCGGATAGGCGCCGATCGACAATCCCGCCACCATGCCCGGCTGCGCGCCCATCGCGGTCAAGCTGCGTGCCATTGCCACGCCGGCAATGAGCAGGCATAGCTGAACCGCCCTGCTGGACGCCAGCGCCTGGGGCGTGTCCAGCGCCAGCGGGTCGGTCCCGAGCACCTCGCCGGTTTCGGCCAGCGTGCGCGCGGCCTCGGCATGGTCCGGCAGGCGGTGCAGCATGTCCGGGCGCTGGGCGCCCTGGCCGGGGAAGGTGAACAGCACGGTCATGGCGCCTCCCACGGATCGTCGGTCATGCGCGGTCCGGTATCGGTCTTGAGCAGCACCCGGCCGCCGTTCCTGATCCATTCGGCAAAGGCGAAACCGCCATGTCCGGTATCGATCTGCAGGTCCACGCGGCATGCGGCGTCCGCGCTCACCTCCTGCAGCAGGCTTGCCTGGCTTGCCGTCAGCGGAGTCGGGGCGCGTACCAGCAAGTCGATATCGCTGGCCGGATGGAGGACCGGCCAGCCGGTCGCCAGGGCGAAGCCGAGCCCGCCGGTGGGCCCCCACGCCAGGCCACTGCCATCGAGTCGGGGAGCGAGCCGGCGCAGCGCAGTCAGGATCGGCGCCGCGCCTGGCTGCGTCAACTCGCGCCGGACCAGCGTCTCGGGGCTGGCGCACGCGCGTACCGCCGAGCGCCGGAGCACGCCGGCCAGCCGCTCGCTGCGTGCTTCGCCGCGCAGTCCCACCGGGAGCAAGGCATCGCTGGCGGTGCGCGCGCGCCGCACGACGAGCGGGCAGCCGCGGCGCTGCGCCGCCTCGGCCCACGACGGCAGGGCGCCGTCGGGCTCGAACGCCTGCCAGTCCGATACCCACAGCAGATCGTGTGGGCGCAGCGGTGGGAGATGGGCGTGCATGATGGCCTCAGGCGAACAGCGCCCTGGTGGCGAAGAACAGGACCGATGGCCCCATCAGGCAACCGAGCCCGGTGTAGAAGGTCGAGGTCATGGCGCCGTAGGGAACCAGCTTGGGATCGATCGCCGCCAGGCTGCCGCATACGCCACTGGTCGTGCCTATCATCCCGCCGTACACCATCGCGGTGCGCGGGTTATCCAGGCCGATCGACTTGGCGAAGAACGGCGCCCCCACCATCACCAGCACCGACTTGACCAGTCCCGCGGCGATGCTCAGCGCCACCACATCGGAACTGGCGCCGATGGCGGCCCCCGTCACCGGGCCAACGATATAGGTGACCGCGCCGGCGCCGATGGTGGTCATGCTGACCACGTCGGTATACCCGAACGCATAGGCGACGCCGGCCCCGATCACGAAGGACAGGACCACGCCGAGCAGCAGCGCGACGATGCCCGAGAGTCCGCAACGGCGCATGTCGGACAGGCTGGCGCCGTAGGCGGTGGAGACGATGGCGAAGTCGCGCAGCATGGCGCCGCCCAGCAGGCCCATGCCCGATAGGAGCTTCAGGTCCACCACGCCCTTGGTGCCGCCGGTCGCGGTGCCGGCCATGTAGGCCAGCAGCAGCCCGATCATGATGGCCAGCGCCGAACCGTGCAGGTGTCCACGCGTCAGGCGCGCGGACAGGAAGTAGGAAATCCACATCGTCAGGCCGACCACCGCGAAGGCGGTCAGCAGGCCGTTCTTGGCCAACAGGTCGACCAGGATGTCTTGCGTCGTATTCATGCCGTTCTCCCTGGATCAACGTTGCGCACTGGCGGCGCCGGACGGGTCGGGGGCGCCGACCGGCGGGCCGGGACCG includes:
- a CDS encoding family 43 glycosylhydrolase, coding for MKNTLSLWGMGALLAASLASSHAAARPGVTPISFKNASVHDPSVIKAGDTYYVFGSHLAAAKSTDLMNWQQVSNGVGASNPLFLNGAANVFTELADTFAWAQSNTLWAADVRQLADGRFYMYYNACKGDSPRSALGVAVAERIEGPYVDKGIILRSGMWGQPSPDGTVYDALKHPNTVDPHVFSDNAGRLWMVYGSYSGGIFIMQMNPTNGMPLPGQGYGKRLMGGNYSRIEGAFVLYSPATSYYYLFTSFGGLDANGGYNMRVARSLKPDGPYLDAQGNDMARVKSDPARPLFDDASIAPYGVKLMGSYLFERKLGEAGTGIGTGYVSPGHNSAYYDAATGKHFLVFHARFPERGEQHEVRVHQMFMNADGWPVVAPYRYAKESASAVPRGFVHGDYLFVNHGKDISAAVKKSQPVTLHANGAVSGAVTGSWLLSGSNGVELRLSGSPSPYKGVLLNQWDETSQSYVMTLSALSREGVAVFGSRLVQRSDPQVVKAIYDELSLGNTAAVSANLNLPTSAARGATIGWSSSNPAVVSNSGVVTPAATDLTVTLSARISKGPASMVKTFTVTVRKAGGLLAHYPFDGNLLDASGASAAGAVVGNRIDAAGGSIGFEAGVKGKAAVFNGASGIRLPNGLISSNSYTVALWLKPAQLTAFTPTFFGARTTDSWISFLPKGHEFVNGASMLWSGTAWYDAGVGMNLPVGRWSHVAFSVRNGAVNVYVDGVKRFSGSNFPNVFSTTGGVFALGVNWWDAPYQGAMDELRIYGGALGDADIAALAR
- a CDS encoding MarR family transcriptional regulator, whose translation is MGERYLKSVRLLAECMQGFERFSGEAVRQHGLTHAQFDIIATLGNTPGMSYKELGERTLITKGTLTGVIERLEQKGLVVRERSSDDKRSFFVRLTPAGDTAFANVFPKVVARGRQLFHHYADADFDALDSVLRKLRDQIAAAGLPPHPSQAKELP
- a CDS encoding HDOD domain-containing protein, whose amino-acid sequence is MDRLSALKSIAAEVSRGELSFPTNVDATLKLQRALNEADCHTDMAARLVQAEPLLAARTVAIANSVAYNRAGHDVTNVRAAVQRVGFRTLGALAASVIVRQLASEIVDPGLRAKADALWIHSAHVAALAQVIARRVSFVDPETAMFAGIVHDVGGFYVLSRAEEFPGLLDGAAEGGADEWIEHGEVAIGRGVLLKLGVPVPVMGAIEALWNGMRALPPETLGDTLLLAKDLAPFPSPLYERPGATTLDSAATIDFTVGEGTLAHVLAESADEVKSLTTALL
- a CDS encoding malonate decarboxylase holo-ACP synthase, producing MHAHLPPLRPHDLLWVSDWQAFEPDGALPSWAEAAQRRGCPLVVRRARTASDALLPVGLRGEARSERLAGVLRRSAVRACASPETLVRRELTQPGAAPILTALRRLAPRLDGSGLAWGPTGGLGFALATGWPVLHPASDIDLLVRAPTPLTASQASLLQEVSADAACRVDLQIDTGHGGFAFAEWIRNGGRVLLKTDTGPRMTDDPWEAP
- the madM gene encoding malonate transporter subunit MadM; amino-acid sequence: MNTTQDILVDLLAKNGLLTAFAVVGLTMWISYFLSARLTRGHLHGSALAIMIGLLLAYMAGTATGGTKGVVDLKLLSGMGLLGGAMLRDFAIVSTAYGASLSDMRRCGLSGIVALLLGVVLSFVIGAGVAYAFGYTDVVSMTTIGAGAVTYIVGPVTGAAIGASSDVVALSIAAGLVKSVLVMVGAPFFAKSIGLDNPRTAMVYGGMIGTTSGVCGSLAAIDPKLVPYGAMTSTFYTGLGCLMGPSVLFFATRALFA
- the astC gene encoding acetylornithine/succinylornithine family transaminase; translated protein: MNANLDSGVTTRPVTRQTFDDVLVPTYAPAAMVPVRAAGLDLWDQEGKRYLDFTSGIAVSSLGHCNPALVSALTEQLGKIWHLGNGYTNEPVLRLALALTEATFADRAFFCNSGAEANEAALKLARKYAHTKFGAHKSRIVSCLSSFHGRTLFTVSVGGQPKYTEGFEPLPQELSHIPYNDIDAARAAITDDVAAVIVEPIQGEGGVIPGDHAYLKAVRELCDKTGALLVFDEVQSGVGRTGAFYAYMDTGVTPDILTSAKALGNGYPIGAMLTTDEIGQHFNVGSHGTTYGGNPLASTVALKVVETINTPSFLARVKEASARIFANLEKLAGEYPQVFGKPRGLGLLIGLPMAGDYKGRSKDYTKLCEKLGLMLLIAGPDVVRLAPALVVSDEQIAEADRLMREAVQALIAA
- the mdcH gene encoding malonate decarboxylase subunit epsilon, which codes for MTVLFTFPGQGAQRPDMLHRLPDHAEAARTLAETGEVLGTDPLALDTPQALASSRAVQLCLLIAGVAMARSLTAMGAQPGMVAGLSIGAYPAAVIAGALDYPDAVALVARRGRLMDEAFPHGYGMAAIVGLTQPQLDPLIDGVHTAASPVYLANLNAERQLVISGADAALDAVMALARAQGASKAERLAVSVPSHCALFDAAADDMLAAFGQVALRRPHTTFLSSSMARMLADPLRIAEDLATNMARQVRWGDTARLAWERGARLAVEMPPGLVLTNLTAPELCEGLAIGCDNTGTDTVLALCARFART
- a CDS encoding helix-turn-helix domain-containing protein — protein: MQPADLSQLAQERPLRVLLVNAGEPDMLTWSGLVQPLRLAAKLLGPELLHVDVRSPDKFTGDAARHWHLVLLVADEAEAALKPANCRALVERCRAAPFWGGVGAGVLWLADAGALHGVRTALPWALYPDTNALAEQALFTPNLYEFDRNRLTCCGGAASIDFALTLVEMLFGAKLEAQVKEILCVDRVRGQDERQRVALQARFGTLQPKLTEAVALMEANIEEPLSTDEIAQLAGVSRRQLERLFKQYLGSLPSRYYLELRLQRARKLLLETNNSIVQVGLMCGFSSGSHFSTAFGALFGKTPREERQRKLGQ